A stretch of the Vibrio aquimaris genome encodes the following:
- the viaA gene encoding ATPase RavA stimulator ViaA: protein MLGADGLNLALMIADSGIIDSAVNDLMARSQVMSLTENRGVRAKVKNHLLKWRGTVKKRITNVCETERFQQELALYQDVIHWDEQTFFDNIPEVIKKLEWHSAFYLKARRLIEKNKGLYNPMFPHYFCDQWYLSLSDAIRQAQVSELEASKEKLLQDLYQRMETMKNMDGVTQEGDESSLGRLWDMAAAKLSKTDLSAMKRHAEFLKKNKGLQDIAQQLGRMASEVNDPELNRAPTEDIQMVEEKSDEATDDIVGIYESDDLNKLLPNETMFLAYPELEVIFYKHLVDKRLMNYRMQGKSRTLRKVKAHRPENMQADVEKGPFIICVDSSGSMSGFPEQCAKAIAYALMQIALAEDRDCFVILFSTEQITYQLTRQDGLRDASDFLTYSFHGGTDLEPVLVKSIDLMKGRRYRNADLVVISDFIAPKQSEELQQQVTNLKKQHNRFHAISLSKYGNPELMSLFDHCWAYHPNWVGRVMKKW from the coding sequence ATGTTGGGCGCTGATGGTTTAAACTTGGCTTTAATGATCGCTGATTCAGGGATCATAGATTCGGCGGTAAACGACTTGATGGCCCGCTCTCAAGTCATGTCTTTGACTGAGAACAGGGGCGTAAGAGCAAAAGTAAAAAATCATCTTCTTAAATGGCGAGGCACAGTTAAAAAGCGCATCACCAATGTCTGTGAGACAGAGCGATTTCAGCAAGAGCTCGCTTTGTATCAGGATGTCATCCATTGGGATGAGCAAACCTTTTTCGATAATATCCCAGAGGTCATCAAAAAGCTCGAATGGCACTCTGCTTTTTATCTCAAAGCACGTAGGTTAATTGAAAAGAATAAAGGGCTTTATAACCCTATGTTTCCTCATTACTTTTGCGACCAGTGGTATCTAAGCTTGTCTGATGCAATTCGTCAGGCTCAAGTTTCCGAACTCGAAGCGAGCAAAGAGAAACTTCTCCAAGATTTATATCAACGTATGGAAACGATGAAAAACATGGATGGAGTGACTCAAGAAGGCGATGAAAGCAGCTTGGGTCGACTATGGGATATGGCTGCGGCCAAATTAAGTAAAACCGATCTTTCAGCGATGAAACGCCATGCAGAGTTTTTGAAAAAAAATAAAGGCTTACAAGATATCGCTCAACAACTGGGTCGCATGGCTAGTGAAGTTAATGATCCTGAACTAAATCGAGCACCGACAGAAGATATACAGATGGTGGAGGAAAAGTCAGATGAAGCGACAGATGATATTGTTGGCATATATGAGAGTGATGATTTAAATAAACTGCTGCCAAATGAAACTATGTTCTTGGCTTACCCAGAGCTGGAAGTCATATTCTATAAACACTTGGTTGATAAGCGACTAATGAACTATAGAATGCAAGGCAAATCAAGAACGTTGCGTAAGGTCAAAGCTCACAGACCTGAAAACATGCAAGCCGATGTGGAAAAGGGTCCATTTATCATATGCGTTGACTCCTCTGGCTCTATGAGTGGTTTCCCTGAACAATGTGCTAAAGCGATTGCTTATGCTCTTATGCAGATTGCGCTCGCTGAAGATAGAGATTGTTTTGTAATTTTATTTTCTACAGAACAAATCACCTATCAGCTAACTCGGCAAGATGGTTTACGAGATGCGAGTGACTTTTTAACCTATAGCTTTCACGGTGGTACTGATCTGGAACCCGTCCTTGTTAAGTCAATTGACTTAATGAAAGGGAGAAGATATCGAAATGCTGATTTGGTTGTCATTTCAGATTTTATTGCGCCCAAACAGTCGGAAGAGCTACAACAGCAAGTTACGAACTTAAAAAAACAACACAATCGCTTCCACGCTATTAGTTTATCCAAGTACGGAAACCCCGAACTTATGTCTCTGTTTGATCATTGCTGGGCATATCACCCCAATTGGGTGGGGCGGGTGATGAAAAAGTGGTAA
- a CDS encoding NUDIX hydrolase — protein sequence MDSPLKILHTWKGISLQELKTTLPNGRVITHTTICHPGAAVILPILPNGDIVLVNQYRPSLKRWLLELPAGTIENSEPPELCAVRELSEETGYHAETMISLGKATPLPGFCDEIQYLYVAKGLSKAHQLMCDDDEIVEVISLPFSEIEQKIIEGEITDTKTIACISKAKLCGYL from the coding sequence ATGGACTCACCTTTAAAAATTCTCCACACTTGGAAAGGTATTTCTCTCCAAGAACTGAAAACCACACTACCTAATGGCAGAGTTATTACCCATACAACGATCTGTCATCCTGGTGCTGCGGTGATACTTCCAATACTCCCTAACGGTGACATAGTACTGGTAAACCAATATCGGCCATCATTAAAGAGATGGCTACTTGAATTGCCTGCGGGTACGATCGAAAACAGTGAACCACCCGAACTTTGTGCTGTGAGAGAATTATCAGAAGAAACTGGTTATCATGCTGAAACTATGATATCTCTTGGAAAAGCGACGCCTTTGCCTGGTTTTTGTGACGAAATTCAATATCTATACGTTGCTAAAGGCCTATCAAAAGCTCACCAACTTATGTGCGATGATGACGAAATCGTAGAAGTAATTTCCTTACCTTTCTCTGAAATAGAACAAAAAATCATCGAAGGTGAAATTACGGATACTAAGACTATCGCATGTATCAGCAAAGCAAAACTATGTGGATACTTATAG
- a CDS encoding ATPase RavA domain-containing protein yields the protein MISPTRVSHAQKALLSERINKLAQALSDGVYEREDTIRMCLLAALAGESVFLLGPPGIAKSLIAKRLIQAFDNSSYFEYLMTRFSTPEEVFGPLSIQELKDNGRYVRLTEGYLPTAEVVFLDEIWKAGPAILNTLLTVVNEKTFKNGTNITKVPMRLLVSASNELPDEDSGLEALYDRMLVRIFVNRIQNKQNFKSMLTVGTIQEAIIPEGLAITEHEYHQWQSELEQLELSDATFEKLYVLKQMLENAAAQCSEIDESEMYISDRRWKKSVKLLKASAYFNGRDEVNPLDLLLLQDCLWNSPGSREIVQSVIKQFALTCAFDQQDVEQQIILCRDELAEVQAELESEFGMLLSTESTTGLRKKQIHSYNISDANLYEVGNASGLVKLVLLQSNLSVSESEKGDSRWVYVPKVDLEKVIKEGHGDVYGYVNKNTNLCRIRFDIDAESNLVIKDIANRAVLVSVVTKAGLDKSLYQAWLGKSEQALDQLNQAEHHLLKVRSDFHGALPHIFVDQDLPRVMESSLQTLQQTLESTKTECERTVLRFRQLNQFFA from the coding sequence ATGATTAGCCCTACTAGAGTGTCCCATGCGCAAAAAGCGTTGCTCTCTGAACGAATCAATAAACTCGCTCAAGCCTTGTCTGACGGTGTTTATGAACGAGAAGATACGATAAGAATGTGTTTGCTTGCTGCCTTAGCTGGTGAAAGTGTATTTTTACTGGGCCCTCCCGGAATTGCCAAGAGTCTGATTGCCAAGAGGCTGATTCAAGCATTCGATAACTCCTCATATTTTGAATACTTAATGACACGTTTTTCAACCCCTGAAGAAGTGTTCGGACCACTTAGTATTCAAGAACTTAAAGATAATGGCCGCTATGTGCGTTTGACCGAAGGCTACTTGCCAACCGCTGAGGTAGTATTTCTTGATGAGATTTGGAAAGCGGGCCCCGCTATTTTAAATACCTTACTGACAGTAGTGAACGAGAAAACGTTTAAAAATGGTACCAATATAACCAAAGTCCCCATGCGTTTGCTCGTTTCGGCCTCTAATGAATTACCTGATGAAGATAGTGGCTTAGAAGCGTTATACGATAGGATGCTCGTACGTATTTTTGTCAATCGAATTCAGAACAAGCAGAACTTCAAATCTATGCTGACGGTGGGGACAATACAAGAAGCGATTATACCTGAAGGCTTAGCGATTACTGAGCATGAGTACCATCAATGGCAATCAGAGCTTGAGCAACTGGAATTGAGCGACGCTACTTTTGAAAAGTTGTATGTGCTGAAGCAGATGTTAGAAAACGCAGCCGCTCAGTGTAGTGAAATCGACGAATCAGAGATGTATATTTCAGATCGGCGCTGGAAAAAATCGGTCAAACTGCTCAAAGCCAGTGCTTATTTCAATGGTCGTGATGAGGTTAATCCACTTGATCTGTTATTGCTTCAAGATTGTTTGTGGAACAGCCCTGGGTCTCGTGAAATAGTTCAGAGTGTCATCAAGCAGTTTGCCCTTACTTGTGCTTTTGATCAGCAGGATGTCGAGCAGCAAATCATTTTATGTCGAGATGAATTGGCTGAGGTTCAGGCAGAGCTGGAATCTGAGTTTGGGATGCTGTTGTCAACGGAGTCCACAACGGGTCTTAGAAAAAAGCAAATCCACAGTTACAACATATCAGATGCAAACCTCTATGAAGTGGGTAACGCGTCTGGCTTAGTTAAGCTGGTTTTATTGCAAAGTAACTTGTCGGTTTCAGAATCTGAAAAAGGTGACAGCCGTTGGGTATATGTACCCAAGGTTGACCTAGAAAAGGTCATCAAAGAAGGTCACGGTGACGTTTATGGCTATGTAAATAAAAATACCAACTTGTGCCGTATCCGATTTGATATTGACGCAGAGAGTAATCTGGTGATTAAGGATATAGCAAATCGTGCCGTGCTGGTATCTGTAGTGACAAAAGCAGGTTTGGATAAGAGCTTATACCAAGCTTGGCTAGGTAAGTCTGAGCAAGCACTTGATCAGCTCAATCAAGCAGAGCATCACCTACTTAAAGTTCGTTCCGATTTTCATGGCGCTTTACCACACATCTTTGTTGACCAAGATCTTCCCAGAGTCATGGAATCGAGTCTGCAAACACTTCAGCAAACGCTGGAGTCAACAAAGACCGAATGTGAACGCACAGTACTGCGTTTTCGGCAGTTGAATCAGTTCTTTGCATGA
- the ltaE gene encoding low-specificity L-threonine aldolase, whose translation MDFRSDTVTQPTQAMRQAMANAPVGDDVYGDDPTVNELEAWAAERHGFEAALFTSSGTQANLLGLMAHCERGDEYLCGQQAHNYKYEAGGAAVLGSIQPQPLENNPDGTLDFDKLRAAIKPDDSHFARTKLLSLENTINGKVLPLSYMAEAREFCDHHKLGLHLDGARAYNAAVALNVDIKEIAQYFDSMTVCLSKGLAAPIGSLLMGSKEFIAKARRLRKMVGGGMRQAGILAAAGKLALTDQVNQLEIDHKNAKTLAVKLSQLPGFHVNPDFVQTNLVFAKLDSNIDIHTIAEKLRSDGILISPGNPVRFATHKDISENDINHLVEKLKNHLS comes from the coding sequence ATGGACTTCCGTTCGGATACCGTCACTCAACCTACCCAAGCAATGCGACAAGCTATGGCAAACGCCCCTGTAGGGGATGATGTCTATGGTGACGACCCGACCGTAAATGAACTAGAGGCATGGGCAGCAGAAAGGCATGGCTTTGAAGCGGCTCTTTTTACAAGTTCAGGTACACAGGCTAACTTACTCGGCTTAATGGCTCATTGTGAGCGAGGAGATGAATATTTGTGTGGTCAGCAGGCACACAACTACAAATATGAAGCTGGCGGTGCTGCGGTATTAGGCTCGATTCAGCCACAACCACTTGAAAATAATCCAGATGGCACGCTTGATTTTGACAAACTTAGAGCCGCAATTAAACCTGATGATAGTCACTTCGCCCGAACGAAATTACTAAGCCTTGAAAACACTATTAACGGAAAGGTGTTACCACTTTCCTATATGGCGGAAGCTCGCGAATTTTGTGACCACCACAAGCTCGGACTTCATTTAGATGGGGCAAGAGCTTACAATGCTGCGGTTGCTCTTAACGTTGATATTAAAGAAATTGCTCAGTATTTTGATTCTATGACGGTATGTCTGTCGAAAGGGCTCGCTGCACCAATAGGCTCACTGCTTATGGGAAGTAAGGAATTCATTGCAAAAGCGCGTCGTTTACGAAAAATGGTTGGTGGCGGGATGAGACAAGCAGGGATTCTGGCAGCCGCTGGTAAACTGGCACTCACCGACCAAGTCAACCAGCTTGAGATTGATCACAAAAACGCAAAGACACTTGCAGTCAAACTCAGTCAACTACCAGGCTTTCATGTCAACCCAGACTTTGTTCAAACTAATCTCGTGTTTGCTAAACTGGATTCCAATATTGACATACACACTATCGCTGAAAAGCTAAGAAGTGATGGCATTCTTATTAGCCCGGGTAACCCTGTCAGATTCGCCACTCACAAAGACATATCTGAGAATGACATAAACCATCTAGTAGAAAAATTAAAAAACCACCTATCCTAA